In Solanum stenotomum isolate F172 chromosome 6, ASM1918654v1, whole genome shotgun sequence, one DNA window encodes the following:
- the LOC125866845 gene encoding probable histone H2A.3, translating to MDGKGKSPGSNAKIRSHPRRNKVGFRFPVARIAQFLKVGKYAKRVGTGDPIFLVVALKYLAAEVLELAEIAVRNDKKSRIIPRHIQLAIRFDD from the exons ATGGACGGTAAAGGGAAAAGCCCTGGTTCAAATGCTAAAATAAGGTCCCATCCTCGTAGAAACAAAGTAGGTTTCCGATTCCCAGTGGCTCGTATTGCCCAATTTCTCAAAGTTGGGAAGTATGCCAAACGTGTTGGCACTGGAGATCCGATATTCCTTGTGGTTGCGCTTAAGTACCTTGCAGCTGA g GTGCTTGAATTGGCTGAAATTGCAGTGAGGAATGACAAAAAGAGTCGGATCATTCCAAGGCACATACAATTAGCTATTAGGTTTGATGATTAA